In one Marinitoga sp. 1197 genomic region, the following are encoded:
- a CDS encoding NAD(P)/FAD-dependent oxidoreductase, giving the protein MKNKASVVIIGGGVIGVSIAYNLAKVGMKDVVLLEKKYLAYGATGRCGAGVRQQWGTKQNCILSRESVKIFENINDILETDINIEFKQKGYLLLAYTEKEWNQFKKNVKLQNSFGINSKLLTPQEAKEIVPFLNTEKLLGAAFHDKDGHANPFLTTIAYAQAAERLGVEINKGVEVKDIYVKNGRIKGVYTDKGFIETEKVVNAAGGWSGEIGKMVGVDLPVYSERHEILATEPVNEILGPMVMSFSYNIYCQQTPNGSFVMGEGPEKSVEKNIKSTWQFLESMAEKVTWLLPPTKNLRVVRQWAGYYNISPDHQPIVGDCKEIEGFYMAIGFSGHGFMLAPAVGILMKDIILSNKLTWEVILDIGRFERNEIITEPSVV; this is encoded by the coding sequence ATGAAAAATAAGGCTTCAGTTGTTATTATTGGTGGAGGAGTAATAGGGGTATCTATAGCATATAATCTTGCTAAAGTTGGTATGAAAGATGTAGTTTTACTTGAAAAGAAATATCTTGCATATGGAGCTACGGGAAGGTGTGGGGCAGGAGTTAGACAACAATGGGGTACAAAACAAAACTGTATTTTATCCCGTGAAAGTGTGAAAATATTTGAAAATATAAATGATATACTTGAAACAGATATAAATATAGAATTTAAACAAAAAGGATATTTGCTTTTAGCATATACAGAAAAAGAGTGGAATCAATTTAAGAAAAATGTGAAGTTACAGAATTCTTTTGGTATAAATTCAAAACTTTTAACTCCACAAGAAGCTAAAGAGATAGTTCCATTTTTGAATACTGAAAAGTTGCTTGGGGCTGCATTCCATGATAAAGATGGACATGCCAATCCGTTTTTAACAACCATAGCTTATGCGCAAGCTGCAGAAAGATTAGGAGTTGAAATTAATAAAGGTGTAGAAGTAAAGGATATATATGTAAAAAATGGAAGAATTAAAGGTGTTTATACAGATAAAGGATTTATTGAAACAGAAAAAGTTGTAAATGCAGCTGGAGGCTGGTCAGGCGAAATAGGTAAGATGGTAGGTGTTGATTTACCTGTATATTCTGAGAGGCATGAAATACTCGCTACAGAACCTGTAAATGAAATACTTGGACCAATGGTTATGTCTTTTTCTTACAATATATACTGTCAACAAACACCGAATGGTTCGTTTGTGATGGGTGAGGGGCCAGAAAAAAGTGTAGAAAAAAACATTAAGAGCACATGGCAATTTCTTGAAAGCATGGCTGAAAAAGTAACATGGCTACTTCCACCAACAAAAAATTTAAGAGTTGTACGTCAATGGGCGGGTTATTATAATATATCACCTGATCATCAACCAATAGTTGGTGATTGCAAAGAAATTGAAGGATTTTATATGGCAATAGGTTTTAGCGGACATGGATTTATGCTAGCACCAGCGGTGGGAATTTTAATGAAAGATATTATTTTGAGTAATAAGTTAACATGGGAAGTTATTCTTGATATTGGTAGATTTGAACGTAATGAAATTATTACTGAACCATCAGTAGTTTAA
- a CDS encoding (2Fe-2S)-binding protein, whose product MDEDKIIVCRCEDITLREIKDLIKQGFTTVEEIKRVSRAGMGPCQGKTCGPIIAREISKFTGKPIEEVYNPHNRPPFGGIFFKEIVGGKYEK is encoded by the coding sequence ATGGATGAAGACAAAATTATTGTATGTAGATGCGAAGATATTACTCTTAGAGAAATTAAAGATTTAATAAAACAAGGATTCACTACTGTTGAAGAAATAAAAAGAGTTTCAAGAGCTGGAATGGGGCCATGTCAGGGTAAAACTTGTGGTCCAATTATTGCAAGAGAAATTTCTAAATTTACTGGGAAACCAATAGAAGAAGTTTATAATCCACATAACAGACCACCATTTGGGGGGATTTTCTTTAAGGAGATTGTAGGTGGAAAATATGAAAAATAA
- a CDS encoding FAD-dependent oxidoreductase: protein MREYDILVIGGGPAGINAALSASRKGLRVLLAEEKEFLGGQLIKQTHKFFGSKDEYAGTRGIQIVREFIEKINNDKNIDLMLSAMVMGYYEDGVVTILKDERMFKIKPKKVIVATGAFERSLPFENNDLPGIFGAGAVQTLMNVYGILPGKEVLMVGSGNIGLIVSYQLTQAGVKVKGIVEISEKIGGYLVHASKIRRLGIPIYTSYTIIKALGGRKVEGAIIENVKTHEKKEIKCDVVCLATGLSPLGDILNQMGCEMMYIPELGGFVPVRDDNLKTTIDNIFVAGDVAGIEEATAAMLEGELAGLYASYELTGEFDKRINEIKNRLAELRKTSTKIVSGLKKLNLNVDFIIEEQEDLDELHRNGIPEKERIESVSNTEKAKFAVIECFQKIPCNPCVVSCPTNAIKMDTLNGLPKLEYDLCTGCGNCIGVCPGLAIFVVDKKKSSVFLPYEMLPLPEKGEKVDLLNRKGEKIADGKVLSIRKLKDKTNIVEVEVPKELIMEVRNIEVMR from the coding sequence TTGAGAGAGTATGATATTTTAGTTATAGGGGGAGGTCCAGCTGGGATAAATGCTGCCTTGAGTGCAAGTAGAAAGGGATTAAGAGTATTACTTGCAGAGGAAAAGGAATTTTTAGGGGGACAATTGATTAAACAAACACATAAATTTTTTGGTTCAAAGGATGAATACGCAGGAACAAGGGGTATTCAAATAGTAAGAGAATTTATTGAAAAGATTAATAACGATAAAAATATAGATTTAATGTTGTCGGCAATGGTAATGGGATATTATGAAGATGGAGTAGTAACGATATTAAAAGATGAAAGAATGTTTAAGATAAAACCCAAAAAAGTAATTGTTGCAACAGGTGCGTTTGAGAGGTCATTGCCATTTGAAAATAATGATTTACCAGGAATTTTTGGAGCTGGTGCGGTCCAAACACTTATGAATGTATATGGAATTTTGCCTGGAAAAGAAGTATTGATGGTTGGTTCTGGAAATATTGGTTTGATTGTTTCGTATCAACTGACACAGGCTGGAGTTAAGGTTAAAGGAATAGTTGAAATTTCAGAAAAAATTGGTGGATATCTTGTTCATGCTTCTAAAATTAGAAGGTTAGGAATTCCTATATATACATCATATACGATAATAAAGGCACTGGGAGGAAGGAAAGTTGAAGGTGCAATAATTGAAAATGTAAAAACACATGAGAAAAAAGAGATAAAATGTGATGTTGTATGCCTTGCAACTGGATTAAGTCCTTTAGGAGATATTTTAAATCAGATGGGTTGTGAGATGATGTATATTCCTGAGCTTGGCGGATTTGTTCCAGTCAGAGACGATAATTTAAAAACAACAATTGATAATATATTTGTCGCTGGTGACGTTGCTGGAATTGAAGAGGCTACTGCTGCAATGCTCGAAGGAGAACTTGCAGGTTTGTATGCTTCATATGAATTGACCGGTGAATTTGACAAAAGGATAAATGAGATAAAAAATAGATTGGCTGAATTACGAAAAACTTCCACAAAGATAGTTAGTGGTTTAAAAAAGTTAAATTTAAATGTAGATTTTATAATTGAAGAGCAGGAAGATTTAGACGAATTGCATAGAAATGGAATTCCAGAAAAAGAAAGAATAGAAAGTGTTTCAAATACTGAAAAGGCAAAATTTGCTGTAATAGAATGTTTTCAAAAGATTCCTTGTAATCCATGTGTAGTAAGTTGTCCTACGAATGCTATAAAAATGGATACTTTAAATGGACTACCAAAATTGGAATATGATTTGTGTACAGGATGTGGTAACTGTATAGGTGTTTGTCCTGGTTTGGCAATATTTGTTGTTGATAAGAAAAAATCGTCTGTTTTCTTGCCATATGAGATGTTACCATTACCGGAAAAAGGTGAAAAAGTAGATTTATTAAATAGGAAAGGAGAAAAAATTGCAGATGGAAAGGTTTTGTCTATCAGAAAATTAAAAGACAAAACAAATATAGTAGAAGTAGAAGTTCCCAAAGAATTGATTATGGAAGTAAGAAACATTGAGGTGATGAGATAA
- a CDS encoding (2Fe-2S)-binding protein, which yields MRIQEHPILEFKRRKKIKFYFEDQELYGYEGDTIAAALHALGIWEYREGLKTKRPRGLFCAIGHCSSCLMVVDGVPNTRICITPLKEGMVVKKQKPKGDLIERV from the coding sequence TTGAGAATTCAAGAGCATCCAATTTTAGAATTTAAAAGGAGAAAAAAAATTAAGTTTTATTTTGAAGATCAGGAATTATATGGTTATGAAGGAGATACTATTGCTGCGGCGCTGCACGCTTTAGGAATTTGGGAATACAGAGAGGGTTTGAAAACAAAAAGACCAAGAGGTTTGTTTTGTGCAATAGGACATTGTTCTTCATGTTTAATGGTTGTTGATGGTGTTCCAAATACGAGAATTTGTATTACACCATTAAAAGAAGGAATGGTAGTAAAAAAACAAAAACCAAAGGGTGATTTAATTGAGAGAGTATGA
- a CDS encoding transglycosylase SLT domain-containing protein: MEVILIKKYLILVVVLLTAFVFGEVKNYNLTNETNLKLFLVDFMNREYKLTTGKDLKSERKILLTDGILMASKEFNISPILIASIIDIETSFRNVIGKYGEIGYMQIRPETAKYIIEMYKETFEKYKYYNLDLKWIKQRLLYDPKYNILVGTAYLDYLKELHGDITHAISWYNGGGNSYYLDKVVFKIAQITIEYPII, translated from the coding sequence ATGGAGGTGATACTTATAAAAAAGTATCTGATATTAGTTGTTGTTTTATTGACAGCTTTTGTATTTGGTGAAGTGAAAAATTATAATTTAACAAATGAAACGAATTTAAAACTATTTTTAGTGGATTTTATGAATCGTGAATATAAATTAACTACAGGAAAAGATTTAAAATCTGAAAGGAAAATATTATTGACAGATGGAATTTTAATGGCATCAAAGGAATTTAATATTTCTCCAATACTTATTGCATCTATTATCGATATCGAAACAAGTTTTAGAAATGTCATAGGTAAGTATGGTGAAATAGGTTATATGCAGATTAGACCAGAAACAGCTAAATATATCATAGAAATGTATAAAGAAACATTTGAGAAATATAAATATTATAATCTGGATTTGAAATGGATTAAACAAAGATTATTATATGATCCAAAATATAATATACTTGTTGGAACTGCATATCTTGATTATTTAAAAGAATTACATGGAGATATTACGCATGCTATTAGTTGGTATAATGGTGGTGGAAATTCATATTATTTAGATAAAGTTGTATTTAAAATAGCTCAAATAACAATAGAATATCCAATAATCTAA
- a CDS encoding alpha-amylase family glycosyl hydrolase: protein MFFYELFVRSFYDSNNDGIGDIKGITKKLDYLKNLGVEGIWLLPIMQSSAFHGYTVIDFYSINPSYGTLEDFKELVKEAHKKDIKIVLDIPINHTSVKCEWFQKAINGDERYKNYYIWANEKTDLNEKRHWDDSNIWFRYRDKYFYGLFGSSSPDLNFDNKELWKEMKAVFKYWLDLGVDGFRLDAAKHIFDYDIKNMKFKYQHEKNIRFWKEMVTYIKNLKHDAIIISEIWDSPDIVKKYHGIFDVEFNFPLSYYIKDSLKYHDPKILIEGIKETLSHYITGDIESISGNFFTNHDMERLISTLYNNSNMAKMAFNILFTLPGYPFVFYGEELGMRGEIIDVNYTEDSQEPMQWYESGFGPGQTEWKGCKFNKPYSFVSVEEQEKDKNSLLIHVKKLTEFRSENKWIENALISNLKNDRFVIKYELKNNEKNILIYHNVKPQIVKINLEVYNSYSVFGSATVKNNIAYLNGYSTLILEK, encoded by the coding sequence ATGTTTTTTTACGAATTGTTTGTAAGATCTTTTTATGATTCAAATAATGACGGAATAGGCGATATAAAAGGAATCACTAAAAAACTTGATTATTTAAAAAATTTAGGTGTAGAAGGAATTTGGTTGTTACCTATTATGCAATCGTCTGCATTTCATGGATATACCGTAATTGACTTCTATTCAATTAATCCGTCATATGGCACATTGGAAGATTTTAAAGAATTGGTGAAAGAAGCACATAAAAAAGATATTAAAATAGTTTTAGATATTCCAATAAATCATACGTCTGTTAAGTGTGAGTGGTTCCAAAAAGCTATAAATGGAGATGAAAGATATAAAAATTATTATATTTGGGCAAATGAAAAAACAGATTTAAACGAGAAAAGGCATTGGGATGATAGTAACATATGGTTTAGATATAGAGATAAGTATTTTTATGGATTATTTGGTTCATCATCTCCAGACTTAAATTTTGATAATAAAGAATTATGGAAAGAGATGAAAGCAGTTTTTAAATATTGGCTTGATTTAGGCGTGGATGGATTTAGATTGGACGCGGCTAAACATATTTTTGATTATGATATAAAAAATATGAAGTTTAAATATCAACATGAAAAAAACATAAGATTTTGGAAAGAAATGGTAACATACATAAAAAATTTAAAACACGATGCAATTATTATCAGTGAAATCTGGGATTCTCCCGATATTGTAAAAAAATATCATGGTATTTTTGATGTGGAATTTAATTTTCCATTATCTTATTATATAAAAGATTCTCTTAAATATCATGATCCCAAAATATTGATTGAAGGAATAAAAGAAACATTAAGTCATTATATAACAGGAGATATTGAATCTATATCTGGGAATTTTTTTACAAATCATGATATGGAAAGGTTAATTTCAACATTATATAATAATTCTAATATGGCTAAGATGGCATTTAATATTCTATTTACGCTACCTGGTTATCCTTTTGTTTTTTATGGAGAAGAATTGGGTATGAGAGGAGAAATAATTGATGTAAATTATACAGAGGATTCTCAGGAACCGATGCAATGGTATGAGTCTGGTTTTGGTCCAGGGCAGACAGAATGGAAGGGGTGTAAATTTAATAAACCATATTCTTTTGTTTCGGTAGAAGAACAGGAAAAGGATAAAAATTCGTTGTTAATTCATGTCAAAAAGTTGACGGAATTTAGAAGTGAAAATAAATGGATTGAAAATGCATTAATATCTAATCTAAAAAATGATAGGTTTGTAATAAAATATGAATTGAAAAATAATGAAAAAAACATATTAATTTATCATAATGTTAAACCACAAATAGTAAAAATAAACTTAGAAGTGTATAATTCATATAGTGTATTTGGTTCTGCAACTGTAAAAAATAATATAGCTTATTTAAATGGATACTCAACATTAATTTTGGAAAAATAA
- a CDS encoding HD-GYP domain-containing protein, whose protein sequence is MKNLSMHKITLMTMSIILLSFSLSFIIISSFLKQNEQIDKFYENIKLTIEVINDVIVNDFEHTIINYYSSEVKPPFVLKTQIIPFENSEFVKNIFDLNVYVYGIKNNCIYLKIRNKDDFKNLKFKLDTFFDTHFSKLNLDFKFYITDLSGKFIYGNESYYEKYKNIHFIKDTFKIKNFYMSYFDFFYFGNKPLLKIYTFFKPGIFDFPLNYFKSFFYSFIISIIIVFIYHFFLFKFIMSRFNINKDIIKNLNLNSVIKKKDYFKTIETSIPEFDELFNSFFYIINSLKIPLQTTISENKILKNKLDRIEKENFAIITFLSSFKKFIYEEYDRRNFELSINKLIAELPFESELLRQNLNNLATKLNIKVLEINNIKNNYYSQLENLFNIVGIMSESKEYNYIHNYLLGDISLFLGKQIELDELKLKGLYYGAKIHDLGKIFIPENILLKKGPLNENEWKIVRKHTKLGLILLNNINIFPFSNAGKIIISHHENWDGSGYPYGLSKDEIPIEGRIVAIVDTLIALITKKVYRNAYSFEEAVEIIKSDSGKRFDPDLIDIFIKNKITIKKIINKNIESNN, encoded by the coding sequence ATGAAAAATTTATCTATGCATAAAATAACATTAATGACAATGAGTATTATTTTGCTATCTTTTTCTCTTTCATTTATTATCATATCATCTTTTTTGAAACAAAATGAGCAAATAGATAAATTTTATGAAAATATAAAATTAACAATCGAAGTTATAAATGATGTTATAGTAAATGATTTCGAACATACAATAATAAATTATTATTCATCAGAAGTAAAACCTCCTTTTGTTTTAAAAACACAAATAATTCCTTTTGAAAACAGTGAATTTGTAAAAAATATTTTTGATTTAAATGTTTATGTTTATGGAATTAAAAATAATTGTATTTATTTAAAAATAAGAAACAAAGATGATTTTAAAAATTTAAAATTTAAATTGGATACTTTTTTTGACACCCATTTTTCAAAATTAAATTTAGATTTTAAATTTTATATTACAGATCTTTCTGGAAAATTCATTTATGGCAATGAAAGTTATTATGAAAAATATAAAAATATTCATTTTATTAAAGATACTTTCAAAATTAAAAATTTTTATATGAGTTATTTTGATTTTTTTTATTTTGGAAATAAACCACTTTTAAAGATTTATACATTTTTTAAACCTGGTATTTTTGATTTTCCTTTAAATTATTTCAAATCTTTTTTTTATTCTTTTATTATATCAATAATAATTGTTTTTATCTATCACTTCTTTCTTTTTAAATTTATAATGTCAAGATTTAATATAAATAAAGATATTATAAAAAACTTAAACTTAAATTCCGTTATTAAAAAAAAGGATTACTTTAAAACAATAGAAACATCTATTCCTGAATTCGATGAACTTTTTAATTCTTTTTTTTATATAATAAATTCATTAAAAATCCCTTTACAAACAACTATATCAGAAAATAAAATTTTAAAAAATAAATTAGATAGAATAGAAAAAGAAAATTTTGCAATTATAACTTTTCTTTCTTCTTTTAAAAAATTCATTTATGAAGAATATGATAGAAGGAATTTTGAATTGTCCATAAATAAACTAATTGCAGAACTACCTTTTGAATCCGAATTATTAAGACAAAACCTAAATAATCTGGCAACGAAGTTAAATATTAAGGTTCTTGAAATAAATAATATTAAAAATAATTATTACTCCCAATTAGAAAACCTTTTTAATATTGTTGGAATAATGTCTGAATCGAAAGAATATAATTATATTCACAATTATCTACTTGGGGATATTTCTTTATTTCTTGGAAAACAAATAGAATTAGATGAATTAAAACTAAAAGGTTTATATTATGGAGCTAAAATTCATGATTTAGGAAAGATATTTATTCCTGAAAATATTTTACTAAAAAAAGGACCACTTAATGAAAATGAGTGGAAAATTGTCAGGAAACATACAAAATTAGGTCTAATTTTATTAAATAATATAAATATATTTCCATTTTCAAATGCCGGGAAAATTATTATTTCACATCATGAAAATTGGGATGGTTCAGGTTATCCTTATGGTCTTTCAAAAGACGAAATACCAATAGAAGGAAGAATTGTTGCTATTGTTGATACTTTAATAGCTTTAATAACAAAAAAGGTATATAGAAACGCATATTCATTTGAAGAAGCTGTTGAAATTATTAAATCAGATTCTGGAAAAAGATTTGATCCTGATTTAATTGATATTTTCATAAAAAATAAAATAACTATTAAGAAAATTATTAATAAAAATATTGAATCTAACAATTAA
- the mnmG gene encoding tRNA uridine-5-carboxymethylaminomethyl(34) synthesis enzyme MnmG, with protein MNYEDDLKYDVIVVGAGHAGIEAAHISAKMGMKTLLLTINLDNVGWAPCNPAIGGPAKGIVTREIDVLGGIQAKVTDENMINIRMLNTKKGPAVRALRAQIDKYDYSQHMKEILHSTPNLLLRYGLVKDLIIEKGKIKGVITELGAKYEARAVVLTTGTFLRGKIFVGRSVFESGRMGDFPANGLSKSLLKNGIKLGRFKTGTPARILKESIDFSKMERQDTSDEPLAFSYFSQPKVLNKEYPCWLTRTTKKTHDIIKKYLMFSPLYGDIKLIESVGPRYCPSIEDKVVKFNKDSHQLFIEPEGRRTKEYYINGLSTSLPYEAQIQMVRSVPGLENAVIVRPAYAVEYDFAYPDQLQHTLESSIIEGLYFAGQINGTSGYEEAAGQGLIAGINAALKIRGEKPFILSRAESYIGVLIDDLIIKGTNEPYRLLTSRAEFRLLLRHDNAHIRLAKYGYKYGLIPKEFYEKVIKLEKKVQEEIERFKTVKIKPNNRINDILVKSGTTPIKSGMNLYELLKRPQVLYVNIREFDNNPISDIELLEQVEIAIKYGGYIKRMMEDVERMKKLENEKIPENIDYKEIPNLAYEAVEKLSNVKPKSIGQAMRIPGITPADIMNLTMYLKTK; from the coding sequence ATTAATTATGAAGATGATTTAAAATATGATGTTATTGTGGTAGGAGCTGGACATGCTGGAATTGAAGCAGCTCATATTTCTGCAAAAATGGGTATGAAAACATTATTGCTTACTATAAACTTGGATAATGTTGGATGGGCGCCGTGTAATCCTGCAATAGGAGGGCCGGCAAAGGGAATCGTTACACGCGAAATAGATGTGTTAGGTGGGATTCAGGCTAAAGTTACAGATGAAAATATGATAAATATTAGAATGTTAAATACTAAAAAAGGACCTGCAGTAAGAGCATTGAGAGCTCAAATAGATAAATATGATTATTCTCAGCATATGAAAGAAATTTTACATTCTACACCAAACTTATTATTGAGATATGGTCTTGTTAAAGACCTGATTATAGAAAAAGGAAAAATAAAAGGCGTAATTACTGAATTAGGAGCGAAGTATGAAGCAAGGGCAGTTGTTTTAACTACTGGGACTTTTTTAAGAGGAAAAATTTTTGTAGGAAGAAGTGTATTTGAATCTGGAAGAATGGGAGATTTTCCAGCAAATGGATTAAGCAAATCTCTTTTGAAAAATGGTATTAAATTGGGAAGATTTAAAACTGGAACACCTGCAAGAATTCTAAAAGAAAGTATAGATTTTTCTAAAATGGAACGACAAGATACCTCTGATGAACCATTAGCTTTTTCGTATTTTTCTCAGCCTAAAGTGTTAAATAAAGAATATCCTTGTTGGCTTACAAGAACTACTAAAAAAACACATGATATAATAAAAAAATATTTGATGTTTTCGCCATTATATGGTGATATAAAATTAATAGAAAGTGTTGGGCCAAGATATTGCCCATCAATAGAAGATAAAGTGGTTAAATTTAATAAAGATTCTCATCAACTATTTATAGAACCTGAAGGAAGAAGAACAAAAGAGTATTATATTAATGGATTGAGCACTAGTTTACCGTATGAAGCACAAATTCAAATGGTGAGAAGCGTTCCAGGATTGGAAAATGCAGTTATAGTTAGACCAGCATATGCAGTTGAATATGATTTTGCTTATCCTGATCAGCTTCAACATACTCTGGAATCAAGTATAATAGAAGGTTTATACTTTGCGGGGCAAATTAATGGAACAAGTGGTTATGAAGAGGCTGCAGGTCAGGGATTAATTGCTGGAATAAATGCAGCATTGAAAATTAGAGGAGAAAAACCATTTATTTTATCACGAGCAGAATCTTATATTGGAGTATTAATAGATGATTTAATTATAAAAGGTACAAATGAGCCATATAGATTATTAACATCAAGAGCTGAATTTAGATTACTCTTAAGGCATGATAATGCGCATATAAGATTAGCTAAGTATGGTTATAAATATGGATTGATTCCTAAAGAATTTTATGAAAAGGTTATAAAGTTGGAAAAGAAAGTTCAAGAAGAAATTGAAAGATTTAAAACAGTTAAGATAAAACCTAATAATAGGATTAACGATATTTTAGTAAAAAGTGGGACAACACCTATAAAAAGTGGGATGAATTTATATGAATTATTAAAAAGGCCACAGGTGTTATATGTAAACATAAGAGAATTTGACAATAATCCAATTTCAGATATAGAACTTTTAGAACAGGTTGAAATAGCAATAAAATACGGTGGTTATATAAAAAGAATGATGGAAGATGTGGAAAGAATGAAAAAACTTGAAAATGAAAAAATTCCTGAAAATATAGATTATAAAGAAATTCCTAATCTAGCTTACGAAGCAGTTGAAAAGTTAAGTAATGTTAAACCAAAATCAATAGGTCAAGCAATGAGAATTCCAGGGATTACCCCAGCGGATATAATGAACTTAACCATGTATTTAAAAACAAAATGA
- a CDS encoding ABC transporter permease, with amino-acid sequence MNKILWLSKYITKEALRNKAEIFFILFFPLIFLIIFGFLFNDEDNESMLNIAIYADKNINYYSAELSKVYTVKIINNIETISKDIKNGNYDVGIIIENDQITLYYDNSNMNNSSILRSLELDLKKIAMKKKETFFEYLKINEINVYPTKIQSKYIDFLLTGVIAISILSNGMFSMITVFGRYKKLNILKRFILIPIKSYAFTVGIVLTRVIISFISLIFLIITGMIIFKSNIEINWILYLLLSFTSTIGMMGLGLVFLFVFKKSETAQNVASIFFTIMMFFSGVYFPIEFLPKTFQIISNFLPIKYIVDSLRYVAGIDIMNIYYFIFLNIIMFVSGTFLLILASKAFLTPEK; translated from the coding sequence ATGAATAAAATATTATGGCTTTCAAAATATATTACAAAGGAAGCATTGAGAAACAAAGCGGAGATTTTTTTTATATTGTTTTTTCCGTTAATATTTCTTATTATTTTTGGTTTTCTATTTAATGATGAAGATAATGAAAGTATGTTAAACATAGCTATATATGCCGATAAAAATATAAATTATTATTCAGCTGAGTTGTCAAAAGTATATACAGTTAAAATTATAAATAATATAGAAACCATATCAAAAGACATAAAAAATGGCAATTATGATGTTGGTATAATTATAGAAAATGACCAAATAACCTTATATTATGATAACTCAAATATGAATAACTCATCAATTTTAAGAAGTTTGGAACTTGATTTGAAAAAGATAGCAATGAAAAAGAAAGAAACTTTTTTTGAATACTTAAAAATTAATGAGATAAATGTTTATCCAACAAAAATCCAAAGTAAGTATATTGATTTTTTACTTACTGGAGTAATTGCAATTTCTATTTTATCAAACGGGATGTTTTCTATGATAACTGTTTTTGGTAGATATAAAAAATTAAATATTTTAAAAAGGTTTATATTAATTCCCATAAAATCATATGCATTTACTGTAGGAATAGTTCTTACAAGGGTAATAATTAGTTTTATATCATTGATTTTTCTTATAATAACAGGTATGATTATATTTAAGTCAAATATAGAAATAAACTGGATATTATATTTATTACTGTCATTTACAAGTACAATTGGTATGATGGGTCTTGGATTGGTATTTTTATTTGTATTTAAGAAAAGTGAAACTGCGCAAAATGTAGCATCAATATTTTTTACAATAATGATGTTTTTTTCTGGAGTTTATTTTCCAATAGAATTTTTACCAAAAACATTTCAAATAATTTCTAATTTTTTACCGATAAAATATATTGTTGATTCACTAAGATATGTAGCAGGTATAGATATTATGAATATATATTATTTTATATTTTTAAATATAATAATGTTTGTATCAGGTACGTTTTTATTAATACTTGCATCAAAAGCATTTTTAACTCCAGAAAAATAA